One window of the Magnetococcales bacterium genome contains the following:
- a CDS encoding type II toxin-antitoxin system PemK/MazF family toxin, which yields MTCKPGLLVVMPFPFADLSFSKKRPVLVLTFPDKYGDFIGLAITSVPTHENAVHLEPSDLISGVLPLPSWVRLDKVYTLGTESITRELAEVHPDVLVRIIRGTCAIVGLASAVT from the coding sequence ATGACCTGTAAACCTGGCTTGCTGGTCGTGATGCCATTCCCTTTTGCCGACTTGTCCTTCAGCAAAAAGCGCCCGGTGCTGGTTCTGACTTTCCCAGACAAGTATGGAGATTTCATTGGGTTGGCCATTACTTCCGTTCCCACACACGAAAATGCCGTGCATCTTGAGCCATCTGACTTGATCAGTGGCGTATTGCCCCTGCCGAGTTGGGTACGTTTGGATAAAGTTTATACTCTCGGAACGGAGTCCATTACCCGCGAATTGGCGGAAGTTCATCCCGATGTCCTGGTCCGCATCATTCGCGGCACATGCGCGATAGTTGGTCTTGCATCGGCTGTCACCTGA
- a CDS encoding DUF433 domain-containing protein, with amino-acid sequence MDYNARIVCDPHICGGAPVFKGTRVLLRTILASLAEGDDPKELLEDFPAITMEDIQAAIAFAATWIQQLEEKR; translated from the coding sequence ATGGACTACAACGCCCGCATTGTTTGTGATCCGCACATTTGCGGTGGGGCACCGGTTTTCAAAGGAACCCGGGTTTTATTGCGCACGATCCTGGCCAGTTTGGCCGAAGGGGATGATCCCAAAGAACTTCTCGAAGATTTTCCCGCCATAACCATGGAAGACATCCAGGCAGCCATTGCCTTTGCTGCGACATGGATCCAGCAACTGGAGGAAAAACGATGA